A window of Planctomycetaceae bacterium contains these coding sequences:
- the larC gene encoding nickel pincer cofactor biosynthesis protein LarC, protein MRTAWIECATGISGDMTLAALIDAGVDAGAIASAIDSLGLPDVRLRIETVIKNGFRAKQVFVEHPEQHSHRNYSIIRDLIIRAGGLSDRQKHLALQMFLSVAQAEAHVHGSTVEAVHFHEVGAIDSIVDIVGVAVGFDLLGVDRIVCNPVPTGRGFVRIDHGVCPIPTPGTVEILKGIPLADIPINAELTTPTGAAIVRVLADTFGPLPAMTIEQVGSGAGSMTFPNRANVLRIFVGTLVSDPNRDVVTLLESNLDDVSAEVIGYTRERLEVSGALDVFTTSVQMKKNRPGVLVSVLCKPERADQLSQILFKETGTLGIRRTQVERAVQSRELTTVPTIWGQIAGKLAWHGGGEKRFVPEFESCASAARHHNVSLRDVYRLAEFAFAASVASSHDHSHDHSHDHSHDHSHDHSHDHSHDDDTHPGRSGSQQNN, encoded by the coding sequence ATGCGGACGGCATGGATTGAATGCGCGACAGGCATCAGTGGTGACATGACGCTGGCAGCGTTAATCGACGCAGGAGTTGATGCAGGAGCAATCGCGTCGGCAATCGATTCTCTGGGGCTGCCAGACGTCCGGTTGCGAATCGAAACTGTCATCAAGAACGGTTTCCGCGCGAAACAGGTGTTCGTCGAACACCCGGAACAGCACTCCCATCGCAACTATTCTATCATTCGCGACTTAATCATCAGGGCAGGCGGGCTGAGCGATCGTCAGAAGCACCTCGCGTTGCAAATGTTTCTGTCAGTTGCCCAGGCGGAAGCCCATGTCCATGGAAGCACGGTTGAGGCGGTTCATTTCCACGAAGTGGGTGCGATTGATTCAATCGTCGATATCGTTGGCGTTGCTGTTGGATTTGATTTGCTCGGGGTTGATCGCATCGTCTGCAACCCGGTACCAACCGGGCGTGGCTTTGTTCGAATTGATCACGGAGTGTGTCCGATTCCAACGCCAGGCACGGTGGAGATTCTGAAAGGTATTCCGCTGGCCGACATCCCGATCAATGCCGAACTGACGACGCCGACCGGTGCAGCGATTGTGCGAGTGTTGGCAGATACTTTCGGTCCGCTGCCAGCGATGACCATTGAACAGGTCGGATCGGGCGCGGGTTCAATGACGTTTCCAAACCGCGCGAATGTTCTGAGAATCTTTGTCGGCACTCTGGTGTCTGATCCCAATCGGGACGTGGTTACGCTTCTGGAATCAAATCTGGATGATGTTTCAGCAGAAGTCATTGGATACACTCGCGAGCGTCTGGAAGTCTCAGGTGCGCTGGATGTGTTCACTACTTCGGTGCAGATGAAGAAGAACCGCCCGGGCGTCCTGGTCAGTGTGTTGTGCAAACCAGAACGAGCAGACCAATTGTCACAGATTCTGTTCAAAGAAACCGGAACGCTGGGAATACGCCGCACTCAGGTTGAACGTGCGGTCCAATCTCGGGAGCTGACGACGGTGCCGACAATCTGGGGACAGATCGCCGGAAAGCTCGCGTGGCATGGGGGCGGAGAGAAGCGTTTTGTCCCGGAATTCGAATCGTGCGCCTCCGCCGCTCGTCACCACAATGTTTCGTTACGTGATGTCTACCGACTTGCTGAATTTGCGTTTGCTGCGAGCGTAGCGAGCAGCCACGATCACAGCCACGATCACAGCCACGATCACAGCCACGATCACAGCCACGATCACAGCCACGATCACAGCCACGACGACGATACCCACCCGGGCAGAAGCGGTTCGCAACAGAACAACTGA
- a CDS encoding FAD-dependent oxidoreductase, which translates to MAVERVAAGSIFSEERSGIFIMNNYNSSRRQFLRTTAGGLIVSASLASPDTRAADEAQATRVKNPVSGDVLQTRGQLSADGTQLLEQQRAIPVAGRSDVLVCGGGPAGIAAALAAARSGASVQLIEVAGCLGGVWTAGLLTKILDAENKSGIMAELLQAFADRGSSVAIQTHGTVYDPEIAKLVLEELCVAAGVKIRLHTRLVGTVTDDRNRVVAVLTESKSGREAWRADRFVDCSGDGDLAAHAGCRFDVGIGIDCECQPMSMLALLTGVDPDTIRPFIRESGGAAKSRLLKLMEDNGVTPSYRAPTLRHLHSGIYSLMTNHEYGVSAFDANAITEATIRARREIHEIVQGLRKLGEPWTNLAVVATAEQIGVREGRRIKGRYEITAKDLADGLQHPQAVCRAKFPIDVHALSGHGNMEIDRDFKKGGLKPYDIPYPALVAADVDGLLMAGRCISGDFIAHSSYRVTGNSVPMGEAAGLAAAVSIKKNVMPHELDWQQIKPS; encoded by the coding sequence GTGGCAGTTGAACGCGTTGCTGCGGGCAGCATTTTTTCCGAAGAGCGATCCGGCATCTTTATCATGAACAATTACAATTCTTCACGGCGTCAGTTTCTGCGAACCACGGCAGGTGGGCTGATCGTTTCCGCATCACTGGCTTCGCCGGATACCAGAGCGGCCGATGAAGCTCAGGCAACTCGCGTGAAGAATCCTGTCAGCGGGGATGTTCTGCAGACAAGAGGACAGTTGTCTGCTGATGGAACTCAGCTGCTTGAACAGCAACGGGCCATCCCGGTGGCCGGTCGGTCGGATGTGCTGGTGTGCGGGGGCGGCCCGGCGGGAATTGCAGCGGCACTGGCGGCGGCTCGATCAGGTGCTTCGGTGCAGCTGATTGAAGTGGCCGGGTGTCTGGGGGGCGTCTGGACGGCCGGACTGTTAACGAAGATTCTGGATGCGGAAAACAAATCGGGAATCATGGCAGAATTGCTTCAGGCGTTTGCTGATCGAGGCAGTTCTGTGGCCATTCAGACGCACGGAACCGTTTATGATCCGGAAATTGCCAAGCTGGTGCTGGAGGAACTGTGTGTCGCCGCCGGAGTGAAAATTCGACTGCATACTCGTCTGGTCGGAACAGTCACTGATGACCGGAATCGAGTCGTTGCTGTGTTGACGGAATCCAAATCCGGACGGGAAGCGTGGCGAGCTGACCGATTTGTGGACTGCAGTGGAGATGGCGATCTGGCTGCACATGCGGGCTGTCGTTTCGATGTTGGTATCGGAATCGATTGTGAGTGTCAGCCGATGTCGATGCTGGCACTGCTGACAGGTGTCGATCCGGATACCATCCGACCGTTCATTCGCGAATCCGGAGGTGCCGCGAAGTCGCGTCTGTTGAAGCTGATGGAAGACAACGGTGTGACGCCGTCTTATCGGGCTCCCACGCTGAGGCATCTTCATAGCGGCATCTACTCACTGATGACCAATCACGAATATGGTGTGTCCGCTTTTGACGCGAATGCCATTACGGAAGCGACCATTCGCGCCAGACGAGAGATCCACGAGATTGTTCAGGGGCTGCGGAAGCTGGGAGAACCATGGACGAACCTTGCTGTAGTCGCGACGGCCGAACAGATTGGAGTTCGTGAAGGGCGTCGCATCAAGGGACGCTATGAAATCACAGCGAAAGACCTGGCTGACGGACTGCAGCATCCGCAGGCCGTGTGCCGAGCGAAGTTTCCTATCGACGTGCACGCGCTGAGCGGTCATGGCAATATGGAGATTGACAGGGATTTCAAGAAAGGTGGTCTCAAACCCTACGATATTCCGTACCCGGCGCTCGTGGCGGCCGATGTCGATGGATTGCTGATGGCCGGCCGATGTATCAGCGGCGATTTCATTGCCCATTCCAGTTACCGCGTCACTGGAAATTCCGTGCCGATGGGAGAAGCCGCCGGGCTGGCTGCAGCAGTGTCCATCAAAAAGAACGTCATGCCCCATGAACTCGACTGGCAGCAAATCAAGCCATCCTGA
- a CDS encoding DUF1559 domain-containing protein: MRTLSLFNRRRGFTLIELLVVIAIIAILIALLLPAVQQAREAARRTQCKNNLKQIGLALHNYHDVHRCLPSGSIVLLNAAGTTYNGHGWTWHASILPFIDQANMYEQIQGPNDGGLGSELGGTTSAKQMLAGATVMSIFWCPSQPDSTQGPQKGGYSPSNYNANMGTLIGYNGDDCYGGSVTTAAGMRSPGGCMNANGVFYISSSVRFRDVLDGLSSTIFISEVIDSGGDANMLGGAGSDRKHCFSGGADSNPPTEMSEYLIAAEGNDPINQYTEEAAGSHHVGGAQFLMGDGSVRFLSENISMTIYQGISTRAGGEVVGDF, encoded by the coding sequence TTGAGGACTTTATCTCTGTTCAATCGTCGACGAGGATTCACACTAATCGAGCTACTTGTCGTAATTGCCATCATTGCCATTCTGATAGCGCTGCTGCTGCCAGCCGTGCAGCAAGCTCGTGAAGCAGCGCGTCGGACACAATGCAAGAACAACCTGAAGCAGATTGGTCTGGCGCTGCACAACTACCATGATGTGCATCGATGTCTTCCGTCGGGAAGCATCGTGCTCCTGAACGCAGCCGGAACGACCTACAATGGCCACGGATGGACATGGCATGCGAGCATCCTGCCGTTTATCGACCAGGCAAATATGTATGAACAAATCCAGGGGCCCAACGATGGCGGGCTGGGTTCCGAACTTGGCGGCACGACAAGTGCCAAGCAGATGCTCGCAGGTGCAACTGTGATGTCGATCTTTTGGTGTCCATCTCAACCAGATTCCACTCAGGGCCCACAGAAAGGTGGATATTCGCCATCAAATTATAACGCAAACATGGGGACGCTGATTGGCTATAACGGAGACGACTGTTACGGCGGTTCGGTCACAACTGCCGCTGGAATGCGTTCGCCTGGTGGATGTATGAACGCAAATGGCGTTTTCTACATCAGCAGCAGCGTGCGTTTTCGCGATGTACTGGACGGGCTGTCAAGCACGATCTTCATCAGCGAAGTCATCGATTCGGGCGGTGACGCCAATATGCTTGGCGGAGCCGGAAGTGATCGTAAGCACTGCTTTTCCGGAGGCGCGGACAGCAATCCCCCAACAGAGATGTCGGAATATCTGATTGCAGCCGAAGGCAACGACCCAATCAACCAGTACACCGAAGAAGCGGCTGGCAGTCATCACGTTGGCGGGGCACAGTTCCTAATGGGTGACGGCAGCGTTCGATTCCTTTCTGAAAACATCAGCATGACAATCTATCAGGGCATCAGCACCAGGGCTGGCGGTGAAGTCGTGGGCGATTTCTAG
- a CDS encoding peroxidase family protein, whose product MAISWFRSARRQRSSSPWQAVIRQCENVEERLLLSAASVDGSGNNLTNPEWGSAGEDLLRIADAQYLDGIAEVAGANRPSARAISNDISDSGGNDIISQRLLSAMIYAWGQFLDHDITLTKTGDGETTTIEIPEGDPWFDPQFTGTQSITMLRSAFNPLTGDDVVNPRQQFNSISAFIDGSMIYGSDPQTAGSLRTYENGLLKTSGDNLLPTNSVEVFPEGPLPMDNANPFVSSEQLFAAGDARANENIELIALQTLFVREHNYQAGQIAQKAPSLSDEEIYQQARSIVIGEIQAITYNEWLPSLLGPGAMTRYDGYDPLVNPGISNEFATAAFRFGHSQLGDDIEFLDNDGMESREAVSLSHAFFNPDLIRETGIDPVLKYLASDPSGEVDTEIVDSVRNFLFGPPGAGGLDLAALNIQRGRDHGLADYNSVREAVGLPRVQSFSEITSDIGLQQKLENLYGDVDNVDLWVGGLAEDHISGSSLGETFQTIIVDQFERLRAGDRHWYQNQFSGRLLNQINRTSLSEIIERNTQLTNLQNNTFFFRASISGTVAHAGNAGGRKVLNERPVASAIVQLINAESGELTASTVTNRNGQYRFAVEDGLRTGEYQIVIVDDDGTVLTESRVISIQSGEDFERANLTIRSAHPVNHPHPANQPRSGRQRGSASGANPAQTPLARGSKAMKSDSSEAGPADRNKVCESTLDTNHTMQSAKNRSVVAQSADLRVMLSEENSAGRSPSGGLELLDQVFGQGLPDLLA is encoded by the coding sequence ATGGCTATTTCCTGGTTTCGCTCTGCGCGCCGTCAACGTTCCTCAAGCCCCTGGCAAGCAGTGATTCGTCAATGCGAAAATGTTGAAGAACGACTATTGTTATCTGCTGCCTCCGTAGATGGATCGGGCAACAATCTCACGAATCCGGAATGGGGAAGTGCTGGAGAAGATCTCCTTCGGATTGCTGATGCTCAATACCTGGACGGCATTGCAGAAGTCGCCGGGGCAAATCGCCCCAGTGCGCGTGCGATCAGCAACGACATCTCAGACTCCGGGGGGAATGACATCATCAGTCAGCGATTGCTGTCTGCGATGATCTACGCATGGGGCCAGTTTCTGGACCATGATATTACCCTGACGAAAACCGGAGACGGTGAAACCACGACAATTGAAATCCCTGAAGGGGATCCCTGGTTTGACCCGCAATTCACAGGAACTCAATCGATTACAATGCTGCGATCCGCCTTTAACCCTTTGACCGGTGACGACGTCGTGAATCCGCGACAGCAGTTCAATTCGATTTCTGCGTTCATTGATGGTTCGATGATTTATGGATCAGACCCGCAGACGGCGGGTTCTTTGAGAACATACGAAAACGGTCTGCTGAAAACGAGCGGTGACAATTTGTTACCGACCAATAGCGTGGAAGTATTCCCGGAGGGCCCCCTGCCGATGGACAACGCGAATCCATTTGTCAGTTCGGAGCAGTTATTTGCTGCCGGCGACGCCCGGGCAAATGAAAACATCGAATTAATCGCCCTTCAGACATTGTTTGTTCGGGAACATAACTACCAGGCAGGTCAGATCGCGCAGAAGGCGCCGTCACTTTCAGATGAAGAGATTTACCAACAGGCCAGATCCATCGTCATTGGAGAGATTCAGGCGATTACGTACAACGAATGGCTGCCCTCCCTTCTTGGTCCCGGGGCAATGACCCGGTACGACGGATACGATCCTCTGGTCAATCCAGGAATCAGCAACGAATTTGCAACCGCTGCGTTTCGTTTCGGTCACAGTCAGCTGGGCGATGATATTGAATTCCTGGATAACGACGGAATGGAATCCCGGGAAGCGGTTTCGTTGAGCCACGCGTTCTTTAACCCTGATCTGATACGCGAGACCGGGATCGATCCGGTATTGAAGTATCTGGCATCGGATCCGTCCGGTGAAGTGGATACTGAAATCGTTGACAGCGTGCGCAACTTTCTGTTTGGCCCTCCAGGTGCCGGCGGTCTGGACCTGGCCGCATTGAATATTCAGCGAGGCCGTGACCACGGTTTGGCTGATTACAATTCTGTACGCGAGGCCGTTGGCTTGCCACGTGTTCAGTCATTCTCCGAAATTACTTCTGACATCGGCCTTCAGCAGAAGCTCGAAAACCTTTACGGTGATGTCGACAACGTTGACCTCTGGGTTGGCGGACTCGCGGAAGACCATATCAGCGGCAGTAGCCTTGGCGAAACGTTTCAGACAATCATTGTCGATCAGTTTGAACGGCTGAGAGCGGGAGACCGACACTGGTACCAGAACCAGTTTTCAGGGCGTCTGCTGAACCAGATCAATCGAACATCGCTGTCCGAGATCATTGAACGCAATACGCAACTGACCAATCTGCAGAACAACACGTTCTTCTTCCGCGCTTCTATTTCTGGAACCGTTGCGCACGCAGGTAACGCCGGCGGCAGAAAAGTGCTGAATGAACGACCAGTCGCATCAGCAATTGTTCAGCTTATCAATGCAGAAAGTGGCGAGCTCACAGCATCGACCGTGACGAACAGGAATGGTCAGTATCGCTTCGCAGTGGAAGATGGTCTGAGGACCGGCGAATACCAAATCGTTATCGTTGACGACGATGGCACTGTCCTTACAGAGAGTAGGGTCATCTCGATTCAGAGTGGTGAAGACTTTGAACGTGCGAATCTGACGATTCGCTCTGCTCACCCGGTCAACCATCCGCACCCCGCGAATCAGCCACGCTCCGGTCGGCAACGTGGATCTGCGTCAGGGGCGAATCCTGCACAAACGCCGTTGGCCAGGGGATCGAAGGCCATGAAATCAGACTCGTCTGAAGCTGGTCCTGCTGATCGAAACAAAGTGTGTGAGAGCACTTTAGACACGAATCACACCATGCAGTCAGCAAAGAATCGAAGTGTCGTCGCACAGTCAGCTGATTTGCGCGTCATGTTGTCTGAAGAGAATTCTGCAGGCAGGAGTCCGTCAGGAGGGCTGGAATTGCTGGACCAGGTTTTTGGTCAGGGCTTACCCGACCTGCTGGCATAG
- a CDS encoding carboxypeptidase-like regulatory domain-containing protein, producing the protein MTEHISRHRSPNLPWVVLPTLFTIALLCIPAGCQSASDQPELGLVSGTITAGGQPLPGVAVTFVPEDGRPAMGKTDESGRYQLTYIRDTLGCKIGPNRVEIGASEGSEEAEDDSELEGDELVQSPTRSKTFVIPARYNIQSELTVTVQPGENTFDFDLKP; encoded by the coding sequence ATGACAGAACATATCTCCCGCCACCGATCTCCAAATTTGCCGTGGGTCGTCTTGCCGACCCTGTTCACCATCGCCCTACTTTGCATCCCGGCCGGATGTCAGTCAGCAAGCGACCAACCGGAACTGGGGCTGGTGTCAGGCACCATCACTGCTGGTGGTCAACCTTTGCCGGGTGTTGCCGTAACATTTGTACCGGAAGATGGTCGACCAGCAATGGGTAAAACCGATGAATCCGGTCGATACCAATTGACCTATATTCGGGACACTCTCGGCTGCAAAATCGGACCGAATCGGGTTGAGATCGGAGCAAGCGAAGGGTCTGAGGAAGCCGAAGACGATTCCGAACTGGAAGGTGATGAACTTGTACAGTCACCGACAAGGTCCAAAACGTTCGTGATCCCCGCCCGCTACAACATCCAGTCCGAACTCACCGTGACAGTTCAGCCCGGTGAGAACACTTTCGATTTTGATCTCAAACCATAG